One segment of Zhihengliuella halotolerans DNA contains the following:
- a CDS encoding LysR substrate-binding domain-containing protein: MLDIRRLRLLRELSIRGTLIEVAEELNYSPSSVSQQLSALEKEAGVQLLRRVGRQLQLTPQAQVLVAHTEELLASLELTEAALAASQTEVTGTVRVAVFQTATLALMPGALRRLRLNYPDVRVMMFQHEPETALRDTWARQFDLVVAEQYPGHAARHHPGLDRRPLLRDVIRLAVPGNPDSPEEFFRVDRLEDAAHLPWVMEPRGSAVRHWATQACRIAGFEPEIRYESADLQAQVRLVESGNAVALLPDLIWTQRDTTARLLDLQELPRREVFTSIRDSTASHPAVAAVRAALEEEASLLSSDADIISNM, translated from the coding sequence GTGCTCGACATTCGCCGTCTCAGGCTGCTCCGGGAGTTGAGCATCCGGGGCACCCTCATCGAGGTTGCGGAGGAGCTCAACTACTCACCCTCGTCCGTCTCCCAGCAGTTGTCAGCCCTCGAAAAGGAGGCCGGCGTGCAGTTGCTGCGCCGCGTCGGGAGGCAGCTCCAGCTCACCCCCCAGGCGCAGGTTCTCGTGGCCCACACGGAGGAGCTCCTGGCCTCCCTGGAACTCACGGAGGCGGCCCTCGCCGCGAGCCAGACGGAGGTGACCGGCACGGTGCGGGTCGCAGTCTTCCAAACGGCCACGCTCGCCCTCATGCCCGGTGCGCTGCGTCGACTGCGGCTGAACTATCCGGACGTACGCGTCATGATGTTCCAGCACGAGCCGGAGACCGCCCTGCGCGATACCTGGGCACGGCAGTTCGACCTCGTGGTCGCCGAACAGTACCCGGGACACGCGGCCAGACATCATCCCGGCCTCGATCGCCGCCCGCTGCTGCGCGACGTGATCCGACTCGCGGTGCCGGGCAATCCCGACTCCCCCGAGGAGTTCTTCCGGGTGGACCGACTCGAGGATGCCGCGCACCTGCCGTGGGTCATGGAGCCCCGCGGATCGGCCGTGCGGCACTGGGCCACGCAGGCCTGTCGGATCGCAGGATTCGAGCCCGAGATCCGCTACGAGTCCGCCGACCTCCAGGCGCAGGTCCGGCTCGTCGAGTCGGGCAACGCCGTCGCGCTGCTGCCGGACCTCATCTGGACCCAGCGGGACACCACCGCCCGACTCCTGGACCTGCAGGAACTCCCGCGCCGCGAAGTCTTCACTTCGATCCGGGATTCGACCGCCTCGCACCCTGCGGTTGCCGCCGTGCGGGCCGCGCTCGAGGAGGAGGCTTCACTGCTCTCGAGCGACGCCGACATCATCTCAAATATGTAA
- a CDS encoding fatty acid desaturase family protein: MTTSTLASGDTPVPSARTRATSDYSQLMGQVRAAGLLSKRRGFYLWLLAGLVTALAACGVASVLIGHSWYQLLVAGIVGILLTQLAFVGHEAAHRQVFHSHKTNEWVGLILANLGAGLSFAWWNNKHNRHHANPNTIGSDPDIEDPVVAFTPQQMATRRGLFKWIAERQGYLFFPLLLLEGLNLHRDALQTVLGRGAVKRRPIEIATLAIRLVGIPVVLFLLLPPGIAAAAWGVQLAVFGFYMGASFAPNHKGMPLLQERGTLNFLKRQVLTSRNIRGTRFNTALMGGLNFQIEHHLFPSMPRPHLAAAQRIVADFCAERGISYTEVSLTESYRQVVQYLNRVGLSARDPFECPMQSMR, encoded by the coding sequence ATGACGACTTCCACGCTCGCCTCCGGCGATACCCCAGTTCCCTCCGCACGCACCCGCGCCACGAGTGACTACTCGCAGCTCATGGGCCAGGTCCGCGCGGCCGGCCTGCTCAGCAAGCGGCGCGGCTTCTACTTGTGGCTGCTCGCCGGTCTCGTGACGGCGCTGGCCGCCTGCGGCGTGGCCTCGGTGCTCATCGGCCACTCCTGGTACCAGTTGCTGGTGGCCGGCATCGTCGGCATCCTCCTGACGCAGCTGGCGTTCGTAGGCCACGAGGCCGCGCACCGCCAGGTCTTCCACAGCCACAAGACGAACGAATGGGTGGGGCTGATCCTCGCCAATCTGGGTGCGGGCCTGTCCTTCGCCTGGTGGAACAACAAGCACAACCGGCACCACGCCAACCCGAACACGATCGGCTCGGACCCCGACATCGAGGATCCCGTGGTCGCGTTCACTCCGCAGCAGATGGCCACGCGCCGCGGACTGTTCAAGTGGATCGCCGAGCGCCAGGGCTACCTGTTCTTCCCGCTGCTTCTCCTCGAAGGCTTGAACCTGCACCGCGACGCCCTGCAGACCGTGCTCGGCCGCGGAGCCGTGAAGCGCCGTCCGATCGAGATCGCGACGCTCGCCATCCGCCTCGTCGGCATCCCGGTGGTCCTCTTCCTCCTGCTGCCGCCCGGCATCGCCGCGGCCGCCTGGGGCGTGCAGCTGGCCGTCTTCGGTTTCTACATGGGCGCCTCGTTCGCGCCGAACCACAAGGGCATGCCGCTGCTGCAGGAGCGCGGGACCCTGAACTTCCTCAAGCGCCAGGTCCTGACGTCGCGCAACATCAGGGGCACCCGGTTCAACACGGCCCTCATGGGCGGACTGAACTTCCAGATCGAGCACCACCTCTTCCCCTCGATGCCGCGGCCACACCTCGCCGCCGCCCAGCGCATCGTGGCCGACTTCTGCGCCGAGCGCGGCATCTCCTACACGGAGGTCTCCCTCACCGAGTCCTACCGTCAGGTGGTCCAGTACCTGAACCGGGTCGGCCTCTCGGCCCGCGACCCGTTCGAGTGCCCCATGCAGTCCATGCGCTAA
- a CDS encoding sugar phosphate isomerase/epimerase and 4-hydroxyphenylpyruvate domain-containing protein yields the protein MRTSIATVCLSGSLEEKMSACARAGFDGIEVFEPDLVASDLTPEEIRARAERLGLSLDLYQPFRDFEGVTEELLEANLRRAEARFRVMNRLGIDTILVCSNVATATIDSDEVSAAQLRRLGDLAADYGVRVAFEALAWGRYVNDYRRAWRIVQLADHPHIGTCLDSFHILSRGHDPAGIEEIDGEKIFFLQLADAPELSMDVLSWSRHHRLFPGEGEFDLAAFLAHVLRTGYDGAVSLEVFNDTFRQTASGTTAVQAHRSLYTLADETARRFLDAAPSSSVAPVQAPAGIDFVEVQAEDTRDVEEALEQLGFVFRGQHRTKPVRLWSAGGARIVLNEQYARGDEPHLSGLGLLYADVERAERRISDLDVPRMPRPMQAGEQRLPAFATPHGPQLFLASAPANGAEPGWVGEFEHGYAPDAPSHLGAFDHVNLVSSWETHDETVHFYGSVLGFEKGSVNQVASPHGLVRSRVLRTHDGTVRLPFNVLPAVHEEKTEHVALVSDNVMAVAHQARNRGMRFLPVPANYYDDVRARFDLDDRYVDLLRSHQVLYDRDEFGEFLHFYTRRIGGVFFEVVQRIGGYDGYGADNAPVRLAAQSRLDGARRQG from the coding sequence ATGCGAACCTCCATCGCCACGGTCTGCCTCAGCGGCAGCCTCGAAGAGAAGATGAGCGCGTGTGCGCGGGCCGGATTCGACGGGATCGAGGTGTTCGAACCCGATCTCGTTGCCTCCGACCTCACTCCCGAGGAGATCCGGGCCCGGGCCGAACGGCTGGGCCTGTCGCTGGACCTCTACCAGCCGTTCCGCGACTTCGAGGGCGTCACCGAGGAGCTGCTCGAGGCCAACCTGCGGCGCGCCGAGGCGCGGTTCCGGGTCATGAACCGGCTGGGCATCGACACCATCCTGGTGTGCTCCAACGTGGCCACCGCGACGATCGACTCGGACGAGGTCTCCGCCGCGCAGCTGCGCCGACTCGGCGACCTGGCGGCCGACTACGGGGTGCGGGTCGCGTTCGAGGCCCTCGCGTGGGGCCGCTACGTGAACGACTACCGGCGCGCATGGCGGATCGTCCAGCTCGCCGACCACCCCCACATCGGCACGTGCCTGGACAGTTTCCACATCCTCTCCCGCGGTCACGATCCCGCCGGAATCGAGGAGATCGACGGGGAGAAGATCTTCTTCCTCCAGCTCGCCGACGCCCCTGAACTCTCGATGGACGTGCTCTCCTGGTCCCGCCACCACCGGCTCTTCCCGGGCGAGGGCGAGTTCGATCTCGCGGCCTTCCTGGCGCACGTGCTGCGCACCGGCTACGACGGCGCCGTCTCGCTCGAGGTCTTCAACGACACCTTCCGGCAGACCGCGTCGGGGACGACGGCGGTGCAGGCGCACCGCTCGCTGTACACGCTCGCCGACGAGACAGCACGCCGCTTCCTCGACGCGGCGCCGTCGTCGTCGGTGGCCCCGGTGCAGGCGCCCGCCGGGATCGACTTCGTCGAAGTCCAGGCCGAGGACACGCGCGACGTGGAGGAGGCCCTCGAGCAGCTGGGATTCGTGTTCCGCGGGCAGCACCGGACCAAGCCGGTGCGGCTCTGGAGCGCGGGCGGGGCTCGGATCGTGCTCAACGAGCAGTACGCGCGCGGCGACGAACCGCACCTCTCCGGGCTCGGGCTGCTGTACGCGGACGTGGAGCGGGCGGAGCGCCGGATCTCCGATCTGGACGTTCCGCGGATGCCGCGACCCATGCAGGCCGGAGAGCAGCGGCTGCCAGCGTTCGCGACGCCGCACGGCCCGCAGCTCTTCCTCGCCTCGGCCCCGGCGAACGGCGCCGAGCCCGGGTGGGTGGGGGAGTTCGAGCACGGGTACGCGCCGGATGCACCGTCCCATCTGGGGGCCTTCGACCACGTGAATCTGGTGAGCTCGTGGGAGACGCACGACGAGACCGTGCACTTCTACGGCAGCGTCCTCGGCTTCGAGAAGGGGTCCGTCAACCAGGTTGCGAGCCCGCACGGGCTGGTCCGGAGCCGCGTGCTGCGCACCCACGACGGGACGGTCCGCCTGCCGTTCAACGTGCTGCCCGCCGTGCACGAGGAGAAGACCGAGCACGTCGCGCTCGTCTCGGACAACGTGATGGCGGTGGCCCACCAGGCACGCAACCGCGGCATGCGCTTCCTGCCGGTTCCCGCCAACTACTACGACGACGTCCGGGCGCGCTTCGACCTGGACGACCGCTACGTGGACCTGCTGCGCAGCCACCAGGTCCTCTACGACCGCGACGAGTTCGGCGAGTTCCTGCACTTCTACACGCGGCGGATCGGCGGAGTGTTCTTCGAGGTCGTCCAGCGGATCGGCGGTTACGACGGCTACGGAGCCGACAACGCGCCGGTCCGCCTCGCCGCCCAGTCGCGGCTGGACGGAGCGCGGCGGCAGGGCTGA
- a CDS encoding shikimate dehydrogenase: MANPVSENATRSAGETPRYRVALIGDGIGPSLTPPMHEREGGALGLDYTYERVDLAGEDDADLAAVLADLEARGFAAANVTHPYKQRVLAHVDETSAEVSRIGSANLILFGGGRVAHNTDCTGFRAGLEEFLGSRPRGRVLQVGAGGAGLATAYSLVSMGFEEVVIHDLDQFAAEALVERFSGAATGVRLRSSDGDLGHWLAEADGVVHVTPVGMAEHPGAAFAPEALAAGAWVAEVVYRPLETELLRRAKAAGHPVLDGGRMAVGQAADSIALITGLTPDRERMLAHFHELIGAA, encoded by the coding sequence ATGGCGAACCCCGTCTCCGAGAACGCGACGCGATCCGCCGGGGAGACGCCGCGCTACCGCGTGGCGCTCATCGGCGACGGCATCGGCCCGTCGTTGACGCCCCCCATGCACGAGCGCGAGGGCGGCGCGCTCGGTCTCGACTACACCTACGAGCGCGTCGACCTCGCGGGGGAGGACGACGCCGACCTGGCCGCGGTGCTCGCCGACCTCGAGGCGCGGGGCTTCGCCGCGGCCAACGTGACCCACCCCTACAAGCAGCGGGTGCTCGCGCACGTCGACGAGACCAGCGCGGAGGTCAGCCGGATCGGGTCGGCGAACCTGATTCTCTTCGGCGGGGGCCGCGTCGCGCACAACACCGACTGCACGGGGTTCCGGGCCGGCCTCGAGGAGTTCCTTGGCTCCCGTCCCCGCGGCCGCGTGCTGCAGGTCGGCGCCGGCGGGGCGGGGCTGGCCACCGCCTACTCGCTCGTCTCCATGGGCTTCGAGGAAGTCGTCATCCACGACCTCGATCAGTTCGCCGCGGAGGCCCTGGTGGAGAGGTTCTCCGGCGCCGCGACTGGCGTGCGGCTGCGTTCCTCCGACGGCGACCTCGGGCACTGGTTGGCCGAGGCCGACGGCGTCGTGCACGTGACGCCGGTCGGCATGGCGGAGCACCCGGGGGCGGCCTTCGCGCCTGAGGCCCTCGCCGCGGGCGCGTGGGTTGCCGAGGTCGTCTACCGCCCGCTCGAGACCGAGCTGCTGCGCCGGGCCAAGGCCGCCGGGCATCCCGTGCTCGACGGCGGCCGCATGGCCGTCGGCCAGGCCGCGGACAGCATCGCCCTGATCACCGGTCTGACGCCGGACCGCGAGCGGATGCTCGCCCACTTCCACGAACTCATCGGCGCGGCCTGA
- a CDS encoding ADP-ribosylglycohydrolase family protein → MDFENELLDRAAGTVLGLATGDALGAGYAAAPPHPAESAVEMIGGGPAGFAPGEWTDDAALAIVTALAFVDARGESSRRAQDLMVAGWWERAQHARSLGAQTRKVLASAARIAANDGRKTPTTADALVASQQYAQMTDLTGGNGSLVRTAPVALAHLAQPPSRAANAAVRISALTHVDQRANEACGIWTAAVHHAIHTGSADIRAGLEWLPSNSTTYWLGLIEEAERARPEDFPESGWVVHAFQAAWSAIHRSATGDFAIGAAAERVRAGLEAAVRAGNDTDAVGAIAGSLLGAAHGASALPPEWTRDLHGWPDATAADLVALAGDLASGGAREPQARRSRRAI, encoded by the coding sequence ATGGATTTCGAAAACGAACTGCTTGATCGCGCGGCGGGAACAGTGCTCGGGCTCGCGACGGGCGACGCGCTCGGTGCCGGCTACGCGGCTGCGCCGCCCCACCCCGCAGAGTCCGCCGTTGAGATGATCGGCGGCGGGCCGGCAGGCTTCGCCCCCGGAGAGTGGACCGACGACGCCGCGTTGGCGATTGTCACGGCGCTGGCCTTCGTGGACGCCCGCGGAGAATCGAGCCGCCGCGCACAGGATCTCATGGTGGCCGGATGGTGGGAACGCGCCCAGCACGCCCGCTCGCTCGGCGCGCAAACACGCAAGGTCCTCGCCTCTGCGGCACGGATCGCCGCCAACGACGGGCGCAAGACCCCCACCACGGCTGACGCCCTGGTCGCGAGTCAGCAGTACGCGCAGATGACGGACCTCACCGGCGGCAATGGCTCCCTCGTGCGCACCGCGCCGGTCGCCCTCGCGCATCTGGCGCAACCACCCTCCCGCGCGGCAAACGCGGCCGTCCGCATCAGCGCCCTCACCCACGTCGACCAGCGTGCCAACGAGGCGTGCGGCATCTGGACCGCAGCCGTGCACCACGCGATTCACACCGGCTCCGCGGACATTCGCGCCGGCCTCGAGTGGTTGCCGTCGAACAGCACTACCTATTGGCTCGGGCTCATCGAGGAAGCAGAGCGAGCGCGCCCGGAGGATTTCCCGGAGAGCGGCTGGGTCGTGCACGCGTTCCAGGCCGCCTGGTCGGCGATCCACCGATCCGCCACGGGAGACTTCGCCATCGGTGCCGCAGCAGAGAGGGTCCGTGCCGGGCTTGAGGCGGCCGTCCGCGCAGGGAACGACACCGACGCGGTCGGGGCCATCGCCGGCTCCCTGCTGGGTGCCGCGCACGGAGCGAGCGCCCTGCCCCCGGAGTGGACCCGCGACCTGCACGGCTGGCCCGACGCGACCGCCGCGGACCTCGTCGCACTGGCCGGCGACCTGGCCTCTGGCGGAGCGCGGGAGCCGCAGGCGCGCCGTTCACGTCGCGCAATCTAG
- a CDS encoding GlsB/YeaQ/YmgE family stress response membrane protein translates to MGFIPLLILGLIAGAIAKAILPGRQGGGWIVTMLLGVVGALLGGWIGGALFDVDMSKFWSFSSWLWAVIGSLIVLAIWGLVTKKRA, encoded by the coding sequence ATGGGTTTCATTCCACTTCTGATTCTGGGTTTGATTGCCGGCGCCATCGCGAAGGCGATCCTTCCAGGCCGGCAGGGCGGCGGCTGGATCGTCACCATGCTGCTCGGCGTCGTGGGCGCCTTGTTGGGCGGTTGGATCGGCGGCGCGCTCTTCGACGTCGACATGTCAAAGTTCTGGAGCTTCTCGTCTTGGCTCTGGGCTGTCATCGGCTCCCTCATCGTCCTAGCCATCTGGGGCCTCGTGACCAAGAAGCGCGCCTAA
- a CDS encoding DUF1731 domain-containing protein produces the protein MAWMRTQEHFLALSPEQLWPVLSDLTRLPEWNAAVAAMRPASEDESIARGSRLDLVPLPPLVGAIHARLAPPAVVTEFSPPAEHDDAAAPLAPGAPAASLAWRQTQPGGGLLVRWELIPSTERTTGAAGEPVEVAGTLVRQRVSVDGLLAGVFAETAARPLASRFPENCARLYALAQDATPDLATVPSADAGAPDPAASGSPAGQVKIVIAGGTGFLGRQLAADLMCRGHDVVLLTRNPEPTLPFRQAVWDGRTVAEWAGELAAAPGQRVAVVNLAGKLVDVRPTAENIAALRSSRVDSTAALVEASRELENPVSAWVQASTTAIYGDAGEELLTEGSAIPTGTTALPQMTGVAEPWEAAAAEARSERLHLLRTSIVLEQECPAFDRLAMLARAGLGGTVGDGRQWFSWIHLADWLSIVRGLLGLTPGLDVPAGVVNAAAPEPVRNRELMRILRGALAPQPLKRRSLNTPAPLLHVGAVALRTDPALGLTGRHVTSRVLADAGFEFRYPDLPAAIGEIVG, from the coding sequence ATGGCGTGGATGCGAACCCAAGAACACTTCCTGGCCCTCTCACCTGAACAGCTGTGGCCGGTCCTCAGCGACCTCACCCGGCTGCCCGAGTGGAACGCCGCCGTCGCGGCGATGCGCCCGGCAAGCGAGGACGAGAGCATCGCCCGCGGTTCCCGGCTCGACCTCGTGCCGCTGCCTCCGCTCGTCGGTGCGATCCACGCTCGCCTGGCCCCACCCGCCGTCGTCACCGAATTCTCCCCACCCGCGGAGCACGACGACGCGGCCGCACCCCTCGCCCCCGGGGCTCCCGCCGCATCGCTGGCCTGGCGCCAGACCCAGCCGGGCGGCGGCCTCCTCGTGCGCTGGGAGCTCATCCCCTCCACGGAGCGGACCACGGGCGCGGCCGGCGAACCAGTCGAGGTCGCCGGCACGCTTGTGCGCCAACGAGTCTCGGTCGACGGGCTGCTCGCAGGAGTCTTCGCCGAGACCGCGGCCCGACCCCTCGCCTCCCGTTTCCCGGAGAACTGCGCCCGCCTCTACGCTCTGGCCCAGGATGCTACACCGGACCTCGCGACCGTCCCGTCGGCGGACGCCGGCGCCCCGGACCCTGCCGCCTCAGGATCCCCAGCGGGACAGGTCAAGATCGTCATCGCCGGCGGCACCGGCTTCCTCGGCCGCCAACTCGCGGCCGACCTGATGTGCCGGGGACACGACGTCGTGCTGCTCACCCGCAACCCGGAGCCGACCCTGCCCTTCCGACAGGCGGTGTGGGACGGGCGCACCGTGGCCGAATGGGCCGGCGAGCTGGCCGCTGCGCCAGGGCAGCGCGTTGCCGTCGTGAATCTGGCGGGAAAGCTCGTGGATGTGCGTCCCACCGCGGAGAACATCGCGGCCCTGCGGTCCTCCCGGGTCGACTCGACGGCAGCCCTCGTCGAAGCGAGTCGGGAACTCGAGAATCCCGTGTCCGCTTGGGTGCAGGCGAGCACGACCGCCATCTACGGAGACGCCGGCGAGGAGCTGCTGACCGAGGGCTCGGCGATTCCGACGGGCACGACCGCCCTGCCGCAGATGACCGGCGTCGCCGAACCATGGGAGGCCGCTGCGGCCGAGGCCCGCAGCGAGCGGCTGCACCTGTTGCGGACGTCGATCGTGCTGGAACAGGAGTGCCCTGCGTTCGACCGGCTCGCGATGCTCGCCCGGGCTGGCCTCGGCGGTACCGTCGGCGACGGCCGGCAGTGGTTCTCGTGGATCCACCTGGCCGACTGGCTGTCGATCGTGCGCGGCCTGCTGGGGCTGACGCCGGGGCTCGACGTCCCGGCCGGGGTCGTGAACGCTGCGGCGCCCGAGCCCGTCCGGAACCGTGAGCTGATGCGCATCCTGCGCGGCGCGCTCGCTCCCCAGCCGCTCAAACGCCGTTCCCTCAACACGCCCGCCCCATTGCTCCATGTGGGCGCCGTGGCCCTGCGCACGGACCCAGCGCTCGGGCTGACCGGAAGGCACGTGACGTCGAGGGTACTCGCCGACGCCGGCTTCGAGTTCCGGTACCCGGACCTCCCGGCGGCCATCGGCGAAATCGTCGGCTGA
- the putP gene encoding sodium/proline symporter PutP: MTDTTFQTIAIVVYFAAMIAIGVYAYRQTANLDDYMLGGRRLRPGTAALSAGASDMSGWLLMGLPGAIYASGLVEAWIAIGLTVGAWLNWKFVAPRLRSYTEISNNSITVPSFLENRFRDKSRLLRIIAGAIVLVFFTFYVSSGMVAGGTFFEASFGLPYIWGMLIVALATLSYTLFGGFLGATLTDVAQGILMLISLILVPIIAFVMMGPAGVSEGIAAADAEAGINHMSLFGGASVIGVVSAVAWGLGYFGQPHIIVRFMALRSAKDAKVGRRIGISWMILTALGAVAVAFIGLAYFTREGIPLDNPETVFLSLSQVVFHPLVAGFVLAAVLAAIMSTISSQLVVSSSALVEDLFLMTGKVLTPKQQVIYGRLGVLIIAVIAGLIALDTDSNILELVGFAWAGFGSAFGPIIILALFWNKLTSAGALSGMIVGAVVSFVWGSYLEGGIFDLYEIVPGFALATLTAFIVSSITPQKDKEIFQEFETMTNEMEQIKN; this comes from the coding sequence ATGACTGATACAACGTTCCAGACCATTGCGATCGTCGTGTACTTCGCGGCGATGATCGCGATCGGCGTGTACGCCTACCGGCAGACAGCCAACCTCGACGACTACATGCTGGGCGGCCGTCGACTCCGCCCGGGCACCGCGGCCCTGTCCGCCGGCGCATCCGACATGTCCGGATGGCTGCTCATGGGCCTTCCGGGTGCGATCTACGCGAGCGGCCTCGTCGAAGCGTGGATCGCGATCGGCCTGACCGTCGGCGCGTGGTTGAACTGGAAGTTCGTCGCACCCCGACTCCGTTCCTACACGGAGATCTCCAACAACTCGATCACGGTCCCCTCCTTCCTGGAGAACCGCTTCCGCGACAAGTCCCGCCTGCTGCGCATCATCGCCGGCGCGATCGTCCTGGTCTTCTTCACGTTCTACGTCTCCTCCGGCATGGTCGCGGGCGGCACCTTCTTCGAGGCGTCCTTCGGCCTGCCGTACATCTGGGGCATGCTCATCGTCGCCCTCGCGACCCTGAGCTACACCCTCTTCGGCGGCTTCCTCGGTGCGACGCTCACCGATGTCGCCCAGGGCATCCTGATGCTCATCTCCCTGATCCTCGTGCCGATCATCGCGTTCGTCATGATGGGCCCGGCCGGTGTCTCCGAGGGCATCGCGGCCGCGGACGCCGAGGCCGGCATCAACCACATGTCGCTCTTTGGCGGGGCTTCGGTCATCGGCGTCGTCTCGGCTGTCGCCTGGGGCCTTGGCTACTTCGGCCAGCCGCACATCATCGTCCGCTTCATGGCCCTGCGCTCGGCCAAGGACGCCAAGGTCGGCCGCCGCATCGGCATCAGCTGGATGATCCTGACCGCCCTCGGCGCGGTGGCCGTCGCCTTCATCGGCCTGGCCTACTTCACCCGCGAGGGCATCCCGCTGGACAACCCGGAGACGGTCTTCCTGAGCCTGTCCCAGGTGGTCTTCCACCCGCTCGTCGCCGGCTTCGTTCTGGCGGCCGTGCTCGCGGCCATCATGTCCACGATCTCCTCGCAGCTCGTCGTCTCCTCCTCCGCCCTCGTCGAGGACCTGTTCCTCATGACGGGCAAGGTTCTGACGCCGAAGCAGCAGGTCATCTACGGCCGCCTCGGCGTGCTGATCATCGCCGTCATCGCCGGCCTGATCGCCCTCGACACCGACAGCAACATCCTCGAACTGGTCGGCTTCGCGTGGGCCGGCTTCGGCTCAGCCTTCGGACCGATCATCATCCTGGCGCTGTTCTGGAACAAGCTCACGAGCGCGGGCGCCCTGTCCGGCATGATCGTCGGCGCTGTTGTCTCCTTCGTCTGGGGCAGCTACCTCGAGGGCGGCATCTTTGATCTCTACGAGATCGTCCCGGGCTTCGCCCTGGCCACCCTCACCGCGTTCATCGTCTCCTCGATCACTCCGCAGAAGGACAAGGAGATCTTCCAGGAGTTCGAGACCATGACCAACGAGATGGAGCAGATCAAGAACTGA
- a CDS encoding DctP family TRAP transporter solute-binding subunit, protein MKNKFKALGAAAAILPVGLMTACSGSEGGTGDGAVELTLAHSYTQDQPAHLCGAQVIKDEVEAADAGLTVEIYDSSQLGGDADRIASVSSGDIDIDLQGASALSAVYNPVGIVDGAYVFDDEAHVSEFFRSEDAAELKENFKEASGVSVLGAWSIGPRTFTANDPIRTPEDLDGLRMRFPGSPQFLQNAKALGASSTEVAYEEVYLALQQGIVDGQENPLTNIDALNLAEVQDYLSLSRHSQNSNLIVAGPVFDDLSAEQQTVLQDAVAAAEDEMLTCVADAEAELLAAFESDAAIEVVDDVDIDAFRARTEEYFRENLDEESLAVYESIRGSAE, encoded by the coding sequence ATGAAGAACAAGTTCAAGGCGCTCGGCGCCGCAGCCGCCATCCTGCCCGTCGGGCTCATGACGGCCTGCTCTGGCTCCGAGGGCGGAACCGGCGACGGGGCGGTCGAGCTCACCCTCGCCCACTCCTACACCCAGGACCAGCCAGCGCATCTGTGCGGCGCCCAGGTGATCAAGGACGAGGTCGAGGCCGCCGACGCTGGCCTGACGGTCGAGATCTACGATTCGAGCCAGCTCGGCGGCGACGCGGACCGCATCGCGTCCGTCAGCTCCGGCGACATCGACATCGACCTGCAGGGCGCGTCGGCCCTGTCCGCCGTCTATAACCCTGTCGGCATCGTCGACGGAGCGTACGTGTTCGACGACGAGGCCCACGTCTCCGAGTTCTTCCGCAGCGAGGACGCCGCCGAGCTGAAGGAGAACTTCAAGGAGGCCTCCGGGGTGAGCGTGCTCGGCGCCTGGTCGATCGGACCACGCACCTTCACCGCCAACGACCCGATCCGGACCCCCGAGGACCTCGACGGGCTGCGCATGCGTTTCCCGGGTTCGCCCCAGTTCCTGCAGAACGCCAAGGCGCTCGGCGCCTCCTCGACCGAGGTCGCCTACGAAGAGGTCTACTTGGCCCTGCAGCAGGGCATCGTCGACGGCCAGGAGAACCCGCTGACGAACATCGACGCGCTGAACCTGGCCGAGGTGCAGGACTACCTCTCCCTGTCCCGCCACTCCCAGAACAGCAACCTCATCGTCGCGGGGCCGGTCTTCGACGACCTGAGCGCCGAACAGCAGACCGTGCTGCAGGACGCCGTCGCCGCGGCCGAGGACGAGATGCTCACGTGCGTCGCCGATGCGGAGGCGGAGCTGCTGGCCGCCTTCGAATCGGATGCGGCCATCGAGGTCGTCGACGACGTCGACATCGACGCGTTCCGCGCGCGGACCGAGGAGTACTTCCGCGAGAACCTGGACGAGGAGTCGCTCGCGGTCTACGAGTCGATCCGCGGCTCCGCCGAGTGA